Below is a genomic region from Desulfobacter sp..
CTTGAGTGCCTGCCCCAAAAACACAGAGACAGGATAAAAGGGTTTATCATCAACCGGTTCAGGGGAGATATCTCTCTGTTCAAGGATGGGACGGCCTGGATAGAAAATCGTACAGGAAAACCTGTTTTCGGGGTTCTGCCATGGTATTCCCACTTTAAAATAGATGCTGAAGATTCGGTTGAAATAGAAGAGTGCCAAACCCTATCCCCCATAGATCAAACCAAGCCCGCCATTGCGATCATCCGCTTGCCTCACATTGCCAACTTCACGGATTTTCATGCCCTTTTTCAAATACCGGAACTGGCTGCCAGGTTTATTGACAGACCAATGGACCTATCTTCCTTCAAGGCCGTCATCATTCCGGGCTCTAAAAACACCCGGGCAGATCTTGAATGGATTCACAAATCTTTTTTCAAAGATTTAACCGAGTATGTGGATAAGGGGGGGCATGTCCTGGGCATTTGCGGAGGATATCAGATGCTCGGAACCCTTGTGGATGACCCGGATGGACTTGAGGGCAAACCGGGTGTGACCCGGGGGCTGGGACTTCTTCCTGTGGAAACGGCGCTCAAGGCACCGAAGACGACCACATTGAGCAAGTTTGAGTGGGGAAAAATTTGCGGAGATGGGTATGAAATCCACATGGGCCAGACCTATGCCCATGGGGGAATGCCCCTGGTTCGCATTGTTTCAAGGAATCAAGTTCCCTGTGAGGGAGTTGACGGGTGTCTAAGGGAAGACAAACGGGTAGCTGGCACGTATATACACGGTTTTTTCGACCATCCGGAAATCTGCAACAAATGGCTGTCCATGATCGGAATTGATACAAAGTCCTTTGCCAAGAGAATTTGTTTGGCCGATCAAAAGGAAAAAAATTATACTCTGTTACGGCGGCATTTTGAATCCCACGTGGATCTGAGTTCTATTTACTGAATCTAACCGTTTACAATAAAGGGAAAATTCTTTATTCTACCATAATTTAAATTGTCGTATAATATTATTGCGGACTGGAAACCAATACGTGGCAAACTCTGAAAAAATCCCCAATCTGGCGCAGCTCGCCCACCGGTACGGGACCATCAACGACAACCAATATGCCCATTTAACCCGCCTTTATGCCCTGGTAAAAAAAGAAAAAAACCGCCGACTATGCCAGCCTCATGATGGGCCAGAAAATGGCCACCCAATATCAATTGGGTCTGCTCCGCCTGATTCAGGAATACCATCTGATCAGATGGAAAGGTGAAGAATTTGGCAAAATTGCGGTTAAACAGGGCTTTGCCACACCCGGTGACATTCAAAAAGCATTAGAAATCCAAAAGAAAAATTTCAAGGCCTCAAGACTGAAAAAGCTGATCGGAGATATTCTTGTTGAAAACCAGGTCATTACAGCCAGGCAAAAAGAAGAAATTCTGCACGAACAAACCCTTTTTGATAAAAAACCGGAAAAAAAAGGGCCCCAGGATTCAAGCTTCCCAAAAGAAGGGAGTGATTTAGACCTTTCTTTGTATGAACAAAACTTTTTAAGGATTAAGGCCCTTGATCAGGAGTTTTCCGCCTCTGTGCTTGAAAAAGGCCTGGCCAGTGAACAAGAGGTGGGCCAGGCAAGAAACCGCCAGGAAGAAGAATTTGAAAAAAATAAAACCATAAAACGCCTTGGAGATATCATGGTCTCCATGGAGTTGATTACCCCGGAACAAAAAGAGGCCATCCTGGCAGAACAGAGCCGGCTGAAAAAAAGCGGGGAGCAAGAAAAAAAAGGGCCACTGTTTTCCATTGATGTGAGCAAAGACACAATGACTGCATGGGTGAAGATTGACCCGGAAAAAAAAGGCAGGATCACCCTTGAACAAATCAAATCTGAGATGAAATCTAAGGGTATCGTCCACGGCATGTGTTCGGATGCCCTGATTCAATGCCACCTTGAATCGAATATTACCCGGTTTGTTGGGGCTCGGGCCGATTACTCTCAAAAACTTTGCCAGGCAAGGGATTTAACCTCGTTTATGGATAAAGACCTCACAGAACAGGGAGAAAAACGAAAGGGGGACCTGCTGGTTCAGGAAAACGCCATCTGGCATATGGACCCCCAAAAAAATATTTACGGAAAAATCACTTCTGATTTATCGGGAATGTTCAGAATTCTGTGTCACGGTTTCGGTTCCCGGATCTGCCTCAGCGCCAGCGGAAGTAAAAGTCAGGTCCGAGAATGGGCCTTCAATCAGCCACGTCGGAGGAGTTGACTTTTGCTGGAGTGGAGTTCCTGGAACCATCTTTTCCATCTGTAAATAAATCCCTATCAAATTCCCAGCTCTTTATCCAGCCGGCCTTCAAAGAAAATTGCCAACTGGGAAATTGTCAGTGACCAATTTTGAATCGGCATTGTCCATTTTTTACTGGCGTTCTGGATCCCCATGTAAAGCAGCTTTAACAGGCTGTCCTGGTTCGGGAATGATCCCTTTGTTTTGGTCAGTTTTCGAAACTGTCGATGCACAGCCTCAATGGTATTTGTGGTGTATATTATCCGTCGAATCT
It encodes:
- a CDS encoding cobyric acid synthase, which gives rise to MKKNIAVLGTGSDVGKSIIAAAICRSLVEQGEKVAPFKAQNMSNNSGITPEGLEMGRAQIVQAEAAKISPHVDMNPILLKPTGEKQSQVILNGEVYGNHTAMDYHKNKGFYHKAACRAFDRLSSRYERIVLEGAGSCAEVNLMPSDIVNLAMAEYANADVVLTADIHRGGVFAQLIGTLECLPQKHRDRIKGFIINRFRGDISLFKDGTAWIENRTGKPVFGVLPWYSHFKIDAEDSVEIEECQTLSPIDQTKPAIAIIRLPHIANFTDFHALFQIPELAARFIDRPMDLSSFKAVIIPGSKNTRADLEWIHKSFFKDLTEYVDKGGHVLGICGGYQMLGTLVDDPDGLEGKPGVTRGLGLLPVETALKAPKTTTLSKFEWGKICGDGYEIHMGQTYAHGGMPLVRIVSRNQVPCEGVDGCLREDKRVAGTYIHGFFDHPEICNKWLSMIGIDTKSFAKRICLADQKEKNYTLLRRHFESHVDLSSIY